In the genome of Myxococcus stipitatus, one region contains:
- a CDS encoding ABC1 kinase family protein: MILQDLNRVRQITVIAARHGFGEVLERAGLWRILGRKEKVEVSPEAQRASTARRFRMLLNDLGPTFVKLGQVLSTRADLLPAEFIDELSLLQDNVDPIPLEQVHAQIRESLGKDATELFKQIDEVPLAAASIAQVHRAVTLEGDEVVVKVQRPGIAANIDSDLAVLRNLARLLEAVVEETGIYTPTGIVDEFDRAIHEELDFVNEATNIRAFLENHRERPYLKIPKVYSSLSSRTVLTLEFIRGVKINQAELSDEDRKTIAQHILEASFRQLFDDGLFHGDPHPGNLLLLEGNRLALLDFGIVGRLSRPMQETLVMLCLAVALKDSDSVARILYRVGVPDARANLVGFRNDIEGILGQHLPTTLGQVDTRSLLRDLLDLAVKYRIRIPKEYAILSRASVSTEGMLRSLYPEMNIIEVVLPYAKELLAGRYDPMQLQGGLMRTLLRLQSMAADLPTQLSQILLDMESGKFTVTVRADQFEKLNENLRSAAVIAFMGLCACGFIVGAFISFAPKPWMYGNIPVMGAVGIALAAGLFGAAITWYLFGGRGLGKVRLSRFLKAPKRK; this comes from the coding sequence GTGATTCTCCAGGACCTCAATCGTGTGCGGCAGATCACCGTCATCGCGGCTCGCCATGGCTTTGGCGAGGTCCTGGAGCGCGCGGGCCTCTGGCGCATCCTGGGGCGCAAGGAGAAGGTGGAGGTGTCGCCCGAGGCGCAGCGAGCCTCCACGGCGCGGCGCTTCCGGATGCTCCTGAACGACCTGGGCCCCACGTTCGTCAAGCTGGGCCAGGTGCTGTCCACGCGGGCGGACCTGCTGCCCGCAGAGTTCATCGACGAGCTCTCGCTGCTCCAGGACAACGTGGACCCCATCCCACTGGAGCAGGTCCACGCGCAGATTCGCGAGTCGCTGGGCAAGGACGCGACGGAGCTGTTCAAGCAGATTGACGAGGTGCCGCTGGCCGCGGCCTCCATCGCCCAGGTGCACCGCGCGGTGACGCTGGAGGGGGATGAGGTGGTGGTGAAGGTCCAGCGGCCGGGCATCGCCGCGAACATCGACTCGGACCTCGCGGTGCTGCGCAACCTGGCGCGCCTGCTGGAGGCGGTGGTCGAGGAGACGGGCATCTACACGCCCACGGGCATCGTCGACGAGTTTGATCGGGCGATTCACGAGGAACTCGACTTCGTCAACGAGGCGACCAACATCCGGGCGTTCCTGGAGAACCACCGGGAGCGGCCCTACCTCAAGATCCCGAAGGTGTACTCGTCGCTGTCGAGCCGCACGGTGCTGACGCTGGAGTTCATCCGCGGGGTGAAGATCAACCAGGCGGAGCTCTCCGACGAGGACCGGAAGACGATTGCGCAGCACATCCTCGAGGCGAGCTTCCGGCAGCTCTTCGACGACGGGTTGTTCCATGGAGACCCGCACCCAGGGAACCTGTTGCTGCTGGAGGGCAACCGGCTGGCGCTGCTGGACTTCGGAATCGTGGGGCGGCTGTCGCGACCGATGCAGGAGACACTGGTGATGCTGTGCCTGGCGGTCGCGCTGAAGGACAGCGACTCGGTGGCGCGCATCCTCTACCGGGTGGGGGTGCCCGATGCGCGGGCCAACCTGGTGGGGTTCCGCAACGACATCGAGGGCATCCTCGGCCAGCACCTGCCGACGACGTTGGGCCAGGTGGACACGCGCTCGCTCCTAAGGGACCTGCTGGACCTGGCGGTGAAGTACCGCATCCGCATTCCCAAGGAGTACGCCATCTTGAGCCGGGCCTCGGTGTCCACCGAGGGGATGCTGCGCAGCCTGTACCCCGAGATGAACATCATCGAGGTGGTGCTCCCCTACGCGAAGGAACTGCTCGCGGGGCGGTATGACCCGATGCAGCTGCAGGGCGGCCTGATGCGGACGCTCCTGCGGCTTCAGTCGATGGCAGCGGATCTGCCCACGCAGCTGTCGCAGATCCTGCTCGACATGGAGTCCGGCAAGTTCACGGTGACGGTGCGGGCGGACCAGTTCGAGAAGCTGAACGAGAACCTGCGCAGCGCCGCCGTGATTGCGTTCATGGGGCTGTGCGCCTGTGGCTTCATCGTCGGGGCGTTCATCTCGTTCGCCCCCAAGCCGTGGATGTACGGGAACATCCCGGTGATGGGCGCGGTGGGCATCGCCCTGGCGGCGGGCCTGTTTGGCGCGGCCATCACCTGGTACCTCTTCGGCGGACGTGGCCTGGGCAAGGTGCGCCTGAGCCGGTTCCTGAAGGCACCCAAGCGCAAGTAG
- the nhaA gene encoding Na+/H+ antiporter NhaA, protein METPTNTNAPRLRNPAPVPALFRVAIAPLQAFFRLQASSGILLALCAVVAMVWANSRWASAYVGLFGARLELGVAGSQVSFTFQQLINDGLMTLFFFLVGMEVKRELSSGELRTLSRAMLPLIAAVGGMVVPAALYAAINAGTPAMAGWAIPMATDIAFAIGCLTLVKARVGHGLVVFLTALAIFDDIGGILVIAMFYGTGLHAEWLLAAAAVVGLLLAFNRFYVRNGIWWLLGGVALWYTMHHGGIHATLAGVVVGLCIPARPTRPGREVMEELSTYVQGSIAKSEDESMRSAQLLYIEDRLEELEPPLNRFEHLWHSWVAYGIVPLFALANSGISLEGMGWADLLAPLPLGIIVGLFVGKQVGIFAFTVAAVKAGVSEMPGGGSLVRLHGVSVVAGIGFTVALFVAGLAFAGKPELLTEAKLGILVGSLLSAVVGYALLRFVAKPVTPA, encoded by the coding sequence ATGGAGACTCCAACGAACACGAACGCCCCCCGGCTCCGCAACCCGGCGCCCGTGCCCGCCCTCTTCCGGGTCGCCATCGCACCCCTGCAGGCCTTCTTCCGCCTCCAGGCCAGCAGCGGAATCCTCCTGGCGCTCTGCGCCGTGGTGGCCATGGTCTGGGCCAACTCACGGTGGGCCTCGGCGTATGTCGGCCTCTTCGGCGCCCGCCTGGAGCTCGGGGTGGCGGGCTCCCAGGTGTCGTTCACTTTCCAGCAGCTCATCAACGACGGCCTGATGACGCTGTTCTTCTTCCTCGTCGGCATGGAGGTCAAGCGAGAGCTGAGCTCCGGTGAGCTGCGCACGCTGTCGCGCGCGATGCTCCCGCTCATCGCCGCAGTGGGCGGCATGGTGGTGCCCGCGGCGCTCTACGCGGCCATCAACGCGGGCACTCCCGCCATGGCGGGCTGGGCCATCCCCATGGCCACCGACATCGCCTTCGCCATCGGCTGCCTCACGCTCGTCAAGGCGCGCGTGGGCCACGGGCTGGTCGTCTTCCTCACCGCGCTGGCCATCTTCGACGACATCGGCGGCATCCTCGTCATCGCGATGTTCTATGGCACGGGCCTGCATGCGGAGTGGCTGCTCGCCGCCGCCGCGGTGGTCGGGCTCCTGCTGGCGTTCAACCGCTTCTATGTCCGCAACGGGATCTGGTGGCTGCTGGGCGGCGTGGCGCTCTGGTACACCATGCACCATGGGGGCATCCACGCGACGCTCGCGGGCGTGGTGGTGGGTCTGTGCATCCCAGCGCGCCCCACGCGCCCGGGCCGGGAGGTCATGGAGGAGCTGTCCACCTACGTCCAGGGCAGCATCGCGAAGTCCGAGGACGAGTCGATGCGGAGCGCGCAGCTGCTCTACATCGAGGATCGCCTCGAGGAGCTGGAGCCGCCACTCAACCGCTTCGAGCACCTGTGGCACTCGTGGGTGGCCTACGGAATCGTGCCCCTGTTCGCGCTGGCCAACTCGGGCATCTCCCTGGAGGGGATGGGCTGGGCGGACCTGCTCGCGCCGCTGCCGCTGGGCATCATCGTGGGCCTCTTCGTGGGCAAGCAGGTGGGTATCTTCGCCTTCACGGTGGCGGCGGTGAAGGCGGGGGTCTCCGAGATGCCCGGTGGAGGCAGCCTCGTGCGCCTGCATGGCGTGTCAGTGGTGGCCGGCATCGGCTTCACGGTGGCGCTGTTCGTCGCGGGGCTGGCCTTCGCGGGGAAGCCGGAGCTGCTCACGGAGGCCAAGCTGGGCATCCTGGTGGGCTCGCTGTTGTCGGCGGTGGTGGGCTATGCCTTGCTCCGGTTCGTGGCGAAGCCCGTGACACCGGCGTAA